A section of the Saccharopolyspora gregorii genome encodes:
- a CDS encoding ABC transporter ATP-binding protein: protein MAAAPEHPSTALLEARNLTTFPQLFGVDFALARGTVAALDGPSREPKTWLLQVLAGLRRPDAGAVLFDGVRIDELGDHELREVRQRRFGFLFADGMLVPELTTAENCALPQMLAGADRAAAMDRAAGMLRDFGLERVRDRFPGQLSAAQAERLTVARAMAHRPSVIFADSPELTASTTAELLDAARAHGIAVVLATADPALLARAEQVLRLGERAPELAVAA from the coding sequence GTGGCGGCTGCACCGGAACACCCCTCGACGGCCCTGCTGGAGGCGCGGAACCTGACCACGTTCCCGCAGCTGTTCGGCGTGGACTTCGCACTGGCCCGCGGAACGGTCGCCGCGCTCGACGGCCCGTCCCGCGAGCCGAAGACGTGGTTGCTGCAGGTGCTCGCCGGACTGCGCCGCCCGGACGCGGGGGCGGTGCTGTTCGACGGGGTGCGCATCGACGAACTCGGCGATCACGAGCTGCGGGAGGTGCGGCAGCGCCGCTTCGGGTTCCTGTTCGCCGACGGGATGCTGGTCCCCGAGCTGACCACCGCGGAGAACTGCGCGCTGCCGCAGATGCTGGCCGGGGCCGACCGGGCCGCGGCGATGGACCGCGCCGCGGGGATGCTGCGCGACTTCGGCCTGGAGCGGGTGCGGGACCGCTTCCCCGGGCAGCTCTCCGCCGCCCAGGCGGAACGGCTGACCGTGGCGCGGGCGATGGCCCACCGGCCCAGCGTGATCTTCGCGGACTCCCCGGAGCTGACCGCGTCCACCACCGCCGAGCTGCTGGACGCGGCCCGCGCCCACGGCATCGCGGTGGTGCTGGCGACCGCGGACCCCGCGCTGCTCGCCCGCGCCGAGCAGGTGCTGCGGCTCGGCGAGCGCGCGCCGGAGCTCGCGGTCGCGGCTTGA
- the trmB gene encoding tRNA (guanosine(46)-N7)-methyltransferase TrmB translates to MSTSDQQVQHRRTIVSYVQRGERMTVGQQRAWDRHWPSMGDSVDALPAGPLDAATWFGREAPLVLEIGSGMGESTAQLAAAAPEVDHLAVEVYKPGLAQLLLRAEHLELSNLRLLRGDAVVLLREHVPPGSLAGVRIFFPDPWPKKRHHKRRLVQPETIALIASRLAPGGYVHLATDWENYAEQMMEVCSAEPELRNRYAAEPGGWAPRPEWRPVTKFESRAHDEGREIHDLIFDRV, encoded by the coding sequence ATGAGCACTTCTGACCAGCAGGTCCAGCACCGGCGCACGATCGTCAGCTACGTCCAGCGCGGCGAGCGGATGACCGTCGGCCAGCAGCGGGCGTGGGACCGGCACTGGCCCTCGATGGGCGACTCGGTGGACGCGCTGCCCGCCGGGCCGCTGGACGCGGCGACCTGGTTCGGGCGCGAGGCCCCGCTGGTGCTGGAGATCGGTTCCGGCATGGGTGAGAGCACCGCGCAGCTCGCGGCCGCCGCGCCCGAGGTCGACCACCTCGCCGTGGAGGTCTACAAGCCGGGGCTGGCGCAGCTGCTGCTGCGAGCCGAGCACCTGGAGCTGTCGAACCTGCGGCTGCTGCGCGGCGACGCGGTGGTGCTGCTGCGCGAGCACGTGCCGCCGGGGTCGCTGGCCGGGGTGCGGATCTTCTTCCCGGACCCGTGGCCGAAGAAGCGCCACCACAAGCGGCGGCTGGTGCAGCCGGAGACGATCGCGCTGATCGCCTCCCGGCTCGCGCCCGGCGGGTACGTGCACCTGGCGACGGACTGGGAGAACTACGCCGAGCAGATGATGGAGGTGTGCTCGGCGGAACCGGAGCTGCGCAACCGGTACGCGGCCGAGCCGGGCGGCTGGGCTCCGCGGCCCGAGTGGCGTCCGGTCACCAAGTTCGAGAGCCGCGCCCACGACGAGGGCCGGGAGATCCACGACCTGATCTTCGACCGGGTCTGA
- a CDS encoding universal stress protein, which produces MERTVQQVEVDGGVAVGLDGSPSSLRALDVAAHEAELRSAVLHVVRAWSMRTAPRPADCPPGAVPSMDAYQRSVDESAERIVRDRLGAEPRIPVQRHIAHSPSPQALLSASRGADLLVVGHRGRGGFAGLLLGSVAEQCVRHAACPVLVVRPAI; this is translated from the coding sequence GTGGAACGCACCGTGCAACAGGTCGAGGTGGACGGCGGGGTCGCCGTCGGCCTCGACGGGTCGCCGTCCTCGCTGCGCGCGCTGGACGTGGCCGCGCACGAGGCGGAGCTGCGCTCGGCGGTGCTGCACGTGGTGCGGGCGTGGAGCATGCGCACGGCGCCGCGGCCCGCGGACTGCCCGCCGGGGGCGGTGCCGAGCATGGACGCCTACCAGCGATCGGTGGACGAGTCGGCGGAGCGGATCGTGCGGGACCGGCTGGGCGCGGAGCCCCGGATCCCGGTGCAGCGGCACATCGCGCACTCCCCGTCACCGCAGGCGCTGCTGTCGGCTTCCCGCGGCGCGGACCTGCTGGTGGTGGGCCACCGCGGTCGCGGCGGCTTCGCCGGCCTGCTCCTCGGCTCGGTCGCCGAGCAGTGCGTCCGCCACGCGGCCTGCCCGGTCCTGGTGGTCCGGCCGGCCATCTGA
- a CDS encoding ABC transporter ATP-binding protein yields MIEAEGLTKRYGSKVAVNDLSFTARPGTVTGFLGPNGAGKSTTMRMILGLDRPTSGTVRVDGKQYRELREPLRTVGALIDAKWVHPNRSAHAHLRWLARSNRIPVSRVDEVLDMVGLGEVAGKRAGGFSLGMSQRLGIAAALLGDPKILLFDEPVNGLDPEGIHWIRRFMRRLADEGRTVFVSSHLLTEMSLTAEQLVVVGKGELIAQCSTDEFVAGAGLTSLTVRSPQAARLRDLLTADGVLAKPADPTTPDTIVVTGAESDRVGEIAARHGVVLHELSPQRGSLEEAFMQITGDAVEYQTDFGDALATAGRDAR; encoded by the coding sequence ATGATCGAGGCGGAAGGCCTCACCAAGCGGTACGGATCGAAGGTCGCGGTCAACGACCTGTCGTTCACCGCGCGACCCGGCACCGTCACCGGCTTCCTCGGCCCCAACGGCGCGGGCAAGTCCACCACGATGCGCATGATCCTCGGCCTGGACCGGCCGACCTCGGGCACCGTGCGCGTCGACGGCAAGCAGTACCGCGAGCTGCGCGAACCGCTGCGCACCGTCGGCGCGCTCATCGACGCCAAGTGGGTGCACCCGAACCGTTCCGCGCACGCCCACCTGCGCTGGCTCGCCCGGTCCAACCGGATCCCGGTCAGCCGCGTCGACGAGGTCCTCGACATGGTCGGGCTCGGCGAGGTCGCGGGGAAGCGCGCCGGCGGGTTCTCCCTCGGCATGTCGCAGCGGCTCGGCATCGCCGCCGCCCTGCTCGGCGACCCGAAGATCCTGCTGTTCGACGAGCCGGTCAACGGGCTCGACCCCGAAGGCATCCACTGGATCCGCCGCTTCATGCGCAGGCTCGCCGACGAGGGCCGCACCGTGTTCGTCTCCAGCCACCTGCTCACCGAGATGTCGCTGACCGCCGAGCAGCTCGTCGTGGTCGGCAAGGGCGAGCTGATCGCCCAGTGCAGCACCGACGAGTTCGTCGCGGGCGCCGGGCTCACCTCGCTGACCGTCCGCTCCCCGCAGGCCGCGCGGCTGCGCGACCTGCTCACCGCCGACGGCGTCCTCGCGAAGCCCGCCGACCCGACGACGCCCGACACGATCGTCGTCACCGGCGCCGAGAGCGACCGGGTCGGCGAGATCGCCGCCAGGCACGGCGTCGTGCTGCACGAGCTGTCCCCGCAGCGCGGCTCGCTCGAAGAGGCGTTCATGCAGATCACCGGGGACGCCGTGGAATACCAGACCGATTTCGGCGACGCGCTCGCCACCGCTGGGAGGGACGCCCGATGA
- a CDS encoding HAD family hydrolase has protein sequence MPDPAWKPRLVALDVDGTLLDPDAQTISPPVRDAVRRAAAAGAHVVIATGRSMLGTVPVLRELGLTGGVALCSNGAVLLDAATGDALAVETFDPAPVHARLAPLLPGASYAVEQVGTGSLVTSLFREYQLHGPQRLASLDELVSAPVPRLIANWEDHAPQEVFDALADAELPGCTTTIDHYEPWVTVVPAGVTKGAALEKLRTELGVSTEDTFAAGDGTNDVQMLRWAAHSVAMGQAPDEVRAAATEVTGPVTEDGVVAALARWFP, from the coding sequence GTGCCCGATCCCGCATGGAAGCCCAGGCTCGTCGCGCTCGACGTGGACGGAACGCTGCTCGACCCCGACGCGCAGACCATCTCGCCACCGGTGCGGGACGCGGTCCGCCGCGCCGCGGCCGCGGGCGCGCACGTCGTGATCGCCACCGGGCGCAGCATGCTCGGCACGGTGCCGGTGCTGCGCGAACTCGGCCTCACCGGTGGGGTCGCGCTGTGCTCCAACGGCGCGGTGCTGCTCGACGCCGCCACCGGCGACGCGCTGGCCGTGGAGACGTTCGACCCCGCTCCGGTGCACGCGCGCCTCGCGCCGCTGCTGCCCGGGGCGTCCTACGCCGTCGAGCAGGTCGGCACCGGCAGCCTCGTCACCAGCCTGTTCCGCGAGTACCAGCTGCACGGGCCGCAGCGGCTCGCCTCCCTCGACGAACTGGTCTCGGCACCCGTGCCGCGGCTCATCGCGAACTGGGAGGACCACGCGCCGCAGGAGGTCTTCGACGCGCTCGCCGACGCCGAGCTCCCCGGCTGCACCACCACCATCGACCACTACGAGCCGTGGGTGACGGTGGTGCCCGCCGGCGTCACCAAGGGCGCCGCGCTGGAGAAGCTGCGCACCGAGCTCGGAGTGTCCACCGAGGACACCTTCGCGGCCGGTGACGGCACCAACGACGTGCAGATGCTGCGCTGGGCCGCGCACAGCGTCGCGATGGGCCAGGCCCCCGACGAGGTGCGCGCCGCCGCCACCGAGGTCACCGGACCCGTCACCGAGGACGGCGTGGTCGCCGCGCTCGCCCGCTGGTTCCCCTGA
- a CDS encoding response regulator — MIRVLLVDDQELMRMGFRMVLDAHEDIEVVGDAGDGAEAVRLARRLDPDVVLMDVRMPVLDGIEATRLITADCDAKVLVLTTFDLDEYSLAALRGGASGFLLKDIQPSGLVAAVRSVAVGDAVVAPSVTRRLLERFLDTSTAGARDRAALDVLTEREREVLALVGKGLNNQELAATLHVSEATVKTHVGRVLAKLGVRDRVQAVIVAYETGLVRLGER; from the coding sequence ATGATCCGGGTGCTGCTCGTCGACGACCAGGAACTGATGCGCATGGGGTTCCGCATGGTGCTCGACGCGCACGAGGACATCGAGGTCGTGGGCGATGCCGGGGACGGTGCGGAGGCCGTGCGGCTCGCCCGGCGGCTCGACCCGGACGTGGTGCTGATGGACGTGCGGATGCCGGTGCTGGACGGCATCGAGGCGACCCGGCTGATCACCGCCGACTGCGACGCGAAGGTCCTGGTGCTCACCACGTTCGACCTGGACGAGTACTCCCTGGCCGCGCTCCGCGGTGGCGCGAGCGGATTCCTGCTCAAGGACATCCAGCCGAGCGGCCTGGTCGCGGCGGTGCGGTCCGTCGCGGTCGGCGACGCGGTCGTCGCGCCCAGCGTCACCCGGCGGCTGCTGGAGCGGTTCCTGGACACCTCCACCGCCGGCGCCCGGGACCGCGCCGCCCTCGACGTGCTGACCGAGCGGGAGCGCGAAGTGCTGGCGTTGGTGGGCAAGGGGCTCAACAACCAGGAGCTGGCCGCGACCTTGCACGTCTCCGAAGCCACCGTGAAGACCCACGTCGGCCGGGTGCTGGCGAAGCTCGGCGTCCGGGACCGGGTGCAGGCGGTGATCGTCGCCTACGAGACCGGCCTGGTCCGCCTCGGCGAACGCTGA
- a CDS encoding glycosyltransferase family 39 protein, with protein MPPALDERSRLVPPPAPSTAAAPSALPALATRPLLLIAAAVTGVLLLTSGRYGIYADELYFLAAGHHLDWGYVDQPPLVPLIALLADTAFPGSLLALRLLPALAAGAGVVLTALLARELGGDRRAQLLAGGAWAVAGQTLGGGHMLATVSFDPVLWTAVLWPLVRWVRLREQGVRQDRLLLAACACTALAMQVKLLIPVLWLVLWLVLLCTGPRSLLRRPLLWAGAAGALLTAAPTLWWQATHGWPQLSMGEAVAAESSFGVLLLPAVVLCAGIPGGVLVCFGCWRLLRAPELRPYRFLGWTVLGVAVLVALTESRPYYLAGAYGLLFAVGAVQLRARWFSARLYAVSALVAVVATLPVLPVGLIPRFDLVGTGSVGWPELTAIVERNAREHAAPVIAEDYWVASAVHHYGRTEVHSASRGYWAFGRPAEHVRSAIYVGGRRDFLLRHFGSVRRVDTVRTGLPSLYEGTPVWVVSEPRRPWELLWRDLWHIGLRHDGTPSGAPPAVAADG; from the coding sequence ATGCCGCCCGCACTCGACGAGCGTTCGCGCCTCGTTCCCCCGCCCGCACCGAGTACCGCCGCCGCGCCGTCCGCGCTGCCCGCGCTCGCCACCCGGCCGCTGCTGCTGATCGCCGCCGCCGTGACCGGGGTGCTGCTGCTCACCAGCGGCCGCTACGGGATCTACGCCGACGAGCTGTACTTCCTCGCCGCCGGGCACCACCTGGACTGGGGGTACGTCGACCAGCCCCCGCTGGTGCCGCTGATCGCGCTGCTCGCCGACACCGCGTTCCCCGGTTCGCTGCTCGCGCTGCGGCTGCTGCCTGCGCTCGCGGCCGGCGCCGGGGTCGTGCTGACGGCCCTGCTCGCGCGGGAGCTCGGCGGTGATCGCCGGGCGCAGCTGCTGGCGGGCGGGGCCTGGGCGGTCGCCGGGCAGACGCTGGGGGGCGGGCACATGCTCGCCACCGTCTCCTTCGACCCGGTGCTGTGGACCGCGGTGCTGTGGCCGCTGGTCCGCTGGGTGCGGCTGCGCGAGCAGGGCGTGCGGCAGGACCGGCTGCTGCTCGCGGCCTGCGCCTGCACGGCCCTGGCGATGCAGGTCAAGCTGCTGATCCCGGTGCTGTGGCTGGTGCTGTGGCTGGTGCTGCTGTGCACCGGGCCGCGGTCGTTGCTGCGCCGCCCGCTGCTGTGGGCCGGTGCGGCGGGCGCGCTGCTCACCGCGGCGCCGACGCTGTGGTGGCAGGCCACCCACGGCTGGCCGCAGCTGAGCATGGGCGAGGCCGTCGCCGCGGAGAGCTCCTTCGGCGTGCTCCTGCTGCCCGCCGTGGTGCTGTGCGCGGGAATTCCCGGCGGAGTGCTGGTGTGCTTCGGCTGCTGGCGGCTGCTGCGCGCGCCGGAGCTGCGGCCGTACCGCTTCCTCGGCTGGACGGTCCTCGGGGTGGCCGTGCTGGTGGCGCTGACGGAATCGCGGCCGTACTACTTGGCGGGCGCGTACGGGCTGCTGTTCGCGGTCGGTGCCGTGCAGCTCCGGGCGCGGTGGTTCTCCGCGCGGCTGTACGCGGTCTCCGCGCTGGTCGCGGTCGTGGCGACGTTGCCGGTGCTGCCGGTCGGGCTGATCCCGCGGTTCGACCTGGTGGGCACCGGCAGCGTGGGCTGGCCGGAGCTCACCGCGATCGTCGAGCGCAACGCCCGCGAGCACGCGGCACCGGTGATCGCCGAGGACTACTGGGTGGCGAGCGCGGTGCACCACTACGGCCGCACCGAGGTCCACAGCGCGAGCCGGGGGTACTGGGCGTTCGGCAGGCCCGCCGAGCACGTCCGGAGCGCGATCTACGTGGGCGGACGGCGGGACTTCCTCCTGCGCCACTTCGGTTCCGTGCGGCGGGTGGACACGGTGCGCACCGGCCTGCCGTCGCTGTACGAGGGCACTCCCGTGTGGGTGGTGTCGGAGCCCCGGCGGCCGTGGGAGCTGCTCTGGCGCGACCTGTGGCACATCGGGCTCCGGCACGACGGGACGCCGTCCGGCGCGCCGCCCGCGGTCGCCGCGGACGGGTAG
- a CDS encoding sensor histidine kinase, with amino-acid sequence MRNWSAWARAHPTAVDGWTAALLFVAFLISEPDAYGLWPRELPPYLELLACAPVALRRRAPLLAAAGVLAGAVGTHVVLALRPLVNPGQVAVFLVLYGLVVAGHRWTGAVLAVAFNLVVPTGLVVVGPLPSGWPELAVVGATLVHLLLTALVWALGEFIAARRAHLREVEDRLRRAESERDRRARLAVAEERNRIAREIHDVLAHSLSVMIAQADGASYALRTDPELAERAARTIGDTGRTALAELRGLLEVLRDPAEGGAWPPPPGSVSLRELVDRVRRPDLPVRLELSGDVEGLPTGLGLAVYRITQEALTNVLKHGGGAAVVRVDNDGRVVELEISDDGSGSAAALAGTGSGEGNGLDGMRERAALYGGALTAGPRPEGGWRVHAVLPLVSSDAVAPN; translated from the coding sequence GTGCGGAACTGGAGCGCGTGGGCGCGGGCGCATCCGACGGCCGTGGACGGGTGGACGGCGGCGCTGCTGTTCGTCGCTTTCCTGATCTCCGAACCCGACGCGTACGGCCTGTGGCCGCGCGAACTGCCCCCGTACCTCGAACTGCTCGCCTGCGCGCCGGTCGCGTTGCGCCGCCGCGCCCCGTTGCTCGCCGCGGCCGGAGTCCTCGCCGGGGCGGTCGGGACGCACGTGGTCCTGGCGCTGCGGCCGTTGGTCAACCCGGGGCAGGTAGCGGTGTTCCTGGTGCTGTACGGGCTGGTCGTGGCCGGGCACCGGTGGACCGGGGCGGTGCTGGCCGTGGCGTTCAACCTGGTCGTGCCGACCGGACTGGTGGTCGTCGGCCCGCTCCCGTCCGGGTGGCCGGAGCTCGCGGTGGTCGGCGCGACGCTGGTCCACCTGCTGCTCACCGCATTGGTCTGGGCGCTCGGCGAGTTCATCGCCGCCCGTCGCGCGCACCTGCGGGAGGTCGAGGACCGGCTGCGGCGCGCGGAATCCGAGCGGGACCGGCGTGCCCGCCTCGCCGTCGCCGAGGAGCGCAACCGCATCGCCCGCGAGATCCACGACGTGCTCGCGCACTCGCTCAGCGTGATGATCGCGCAGGCCGACGGGGCGAGCTACGCGCTGCGCACCGATCCCGAACTGGCCGAGCGGGCGGCCCGCACGATCGGCGACACGGGCCGGACGGCGCTGGCCGAGCTGCGCGGTCTGCTGGAGGTGCTGCGCGACCCGGCCGAGGGCGGGGCCTGGCCCCCGCCGCCCGGGTCGGTGAGCCTGCGCGAACTGGTCGACCGGGTGCGGCGCCCGGACCTGCCGGTCCGGCTCGAACTCTCCGGGGACGTCGAGGGCCTGCCGACGGGGCTCGGCCTCGCCGTGTACCGGATCACGCAGGAGGCGCTGACGAACGTGCTCAAGCACGGCGGCGGAGCGGCGGTCGTGCGGGTAGACAACGACGGCCGCGTCGTCGAGCTGGAGATCAGCGACGACGGGTCGGGCTCGGCCGCCGCGCTCGCGGGAACCGGCTCGGGCGAGGGGAACGGGCTGGACGGGATGCGCGAGCGGGCCGCGCTGTACGGCGGCGCGCTGACCGCGGGACCCCGGCCGGAGGGCGGTTGGCGGGTGCACGCGGTGCTGCCGCTGGTGAGCTCCGACGCGGTTGCGCCGAACTGA